One Parageobacillus sp. KH3-4 genomic region harbors:
- a CDS encoding iron-siderophore ABC transporter substrate-binding protein, producing MFKSKLSFLIVAVLTLVVILAGCGKNEEAEPKTNGNEKQKETSYTVEHAMDTTEIKGTPKRVVILTNEGTEALLALGIKPVGAVKSWTGDPWYDHIKDKMEGVKELGTEAEPNLEAIAALKPDLIIGNKLRHEKIYEQLKAIAPTVFSETLRGNWKDNFMLYAKAVNKEEKGKEIIDEYDKRIEELKTKLGDKLKMKVSIVRFMAGDVRIYHKDSFSGVILDQLGFARPESQNVNDFAETGVTKERIPAMDGDILFYFTYETGDGEASKLEKEWINNPLFKSLNVAKQGKVYKVSDTIWNTAGGVLAAHLMLDDIEKYFLQQ from the coding sequence GTTGCCGTTCTCACTCTTGTTGTCATTCTCGCCGGTTGCGGCAAAAACGAGGAAGCAGAGCCAAAAACCAATGGAAATGAAAAACAAAAAGAAACAAGCTATACCGTTGAACACGCAATGGACACTACAGAAATAAAAGGGACTCCAAAACGTGTCGTCATTTTAACGAATGAAGGAACGGAAGCGCTGCTTGCGTTAGGAATAAAACCGGTTGGCGCGGTCAAATCATGGACAGGCGACCCTTGGTACGATCATATTAAAGATAAAATGGAAGGCGTCAAGGAGCTTGGAACGGAAGCAGAGCCAAACCTAGAAGCGATCGCTGCATTAAAACCGGATTTAATTATCGGCAATAAACTGCGCCATGAAAAAATTTACGAACAGCTAAAAGCAATCGCCCCGACCGTTTTTTCCGAAACGCTTCGCGGCAATTGGAAAGACAATTTTATGCTCTATGCCAAAGCGGTGAATAAAGAAGAAAAAGGAAAAGAAATCATCGACGAATATGACAAGCGCATTGAAGAGTTAAAAACAAAGCTAGGCGACAAATTGAAAATGAAAGTATCCATCGTTCGCTTTATGGCAGGAGATGTCCGCATTTATCATAAAGACTCCTTCTCCGGTGTTATTTTAGACCAGCTAGGATTTGCCCGTCCGGAATCACAAAATGTCAACGACTTTGCGGAAACGGGCGTAACGAAAGAACGCATCCCAGCGATGGACGGCGATATCCTCTTCTACTTCACCTATGAAACAGGAGACGGAGAAGCAAGTAAACTAGAAAAAGAATGGATTAACAATCCGCTCTTTAAAAGCTTAAACGTTGCAAAACAAGGAAAAGTGTACAAAGTGAGCGACACGATTTGGAACACGGCAGGCGGTGTGCTCGCTGCCCATTTAATGCTCGATGACATCGAAAAATATTTCTTACAACAATAA